A segment of the Alistipes communis genome:
GCAACAGCGGCACGGTGACCACCGCGCGCCGCATGGCCGAGGCCATGGCCGACCCCGATGCGCCGGTGCAACTCATCAGCGCCACGAGCGACCAGCTCTTCCTCGATTATATGGATCGCCGCGACGAACTGCCGACCTACGACGGCGAACTGCTCATGGACGTACATGCCGGCGGCTGCTACACCTCGCAGGGAGCGATGAAGTACTACAACCGCCGCAACGAGGAGCTGCTGGGCGCCGCCGAGCGCGCCGCCGTGGCGGCCGACTGGCTGGGCGCGAAACCCTACGACCGTGCGAAGCTCAACGAAGTGTGGCAGCGCGTGCTGTGGCATCAGTTCCACGACGACCTGACGGGTACGAGCATCGCCGACGCCTACCGTTATTCGTGGAACGACGAACTGATCTCGCTGCAACAGGCTACCGAGGTCATGACGGCGGCCGTCGGTGCGCTGAGCCATTCGCTCGACACGCGGGTGAAGGGTACGCCCGTGGTGGTCTACAATCCCGTGACCTACGACCTGCGCGATCTGGTGGAGGCCGAAGTGCCGCTCGACGCCCGTGCCAAGGGGGTGGCCGTCTATGCGCCTTCGGGCAGGCGGGTGGCGGCGCAGATTCTGTCGCGCGAGGGCGACCGGGCGCGCATCCTCTTCGCCGCCGACGTCAAGGCGGCGGGATATGCCGTCTACGACGTGCGCCCCGCTTCGGGCGTTGCGAAATCGTCGGCGCTGAAAGCGTCGGAGCGGACGCTCGAAAACCGGATCTACCGCGTCGAGCTGGACGCCAACGGCGATATCCGCTCGATCCGCGACAAGCGTGCCGGCCGCGAGCTGGTGGCCGAGGGCAAGGCATTCCGCATGGCGGTCTTCGAGGGCAACCCGTCGAACCGCTATCCGGCGTGGGAGATCATGAAGGAGACGATGGACAAGCCCGGGCGTCCGATCGACGGCGACGTGCGCATTTCGATCGCCGAACAGGGGCCCGTGCGCGCCACGCTCAAAGTGGAGCGCAGTTACGGTCCCTCGAAGTTCGTGCAGTACGTGTCACTGACCGACGGCGGCGACGACGACCGCATCGACGTGCGCAACACGGTCGACTGGTCGAGCCGCAACGTGCTGCTGAAAGCCGAATTCCCTTGTGCCGTGGCCAACGCGAAGGCGGCTTACGACCTCGGACTGGGCTTCATCGAGCGCGGCAACAACACCGAAACGGCCTATGAAGTGCCTGCCCAGAAATGGGTCGATCTGACGGATGCCGACGGCAGCTACGGCGTGACGATTCTCAACGACTGCAAATACGGCTGGGACAAGCCGGCGGACAATACGCTGCGCCTGACGCTGCTCCATACCCCTTCGACCGAGAAGCGCTATGCGCACCAGCGGACGCTCGATCACGGCGTACACCACTATACCTACTCGATCGTGGGACACACGGGCGCCCGCACGGAGGATGCGCTCGTGGCGGGCGAGGCGCTCAACATGCCGCTCGTGGCCTTCGTCGCGCCGAAACATGCGGGGCATCTGGGCCGCACCTTCTCGATGCTCGCTGCGTCGACCCCGCAGATCGGCGTGCGTGCGCTCAAAGCTGCCGAGGACGGCGACGGCTACATCGTGCGCTGCTACGAGACGACGGGCAATCCCGTCGAGGGGGCGCGCATCACCTTCCCGGCGGCGATCGTCTCGGCCGAGGAGTGCAACGGTATCGAGGAGCGCATCGGCGACGCCGCGTTCGAGGGGCGTTCGCTCGTGGTTTCGGCCGGAAAGTTCGCCCCCAAGACCTACCGCGTGCGGCTGGCCGAGCCGGCCGTGCGGTCGACGCTCGCGATCGACAACGCGCCCGTGAAGCTCGACTACGACATCACGGCCTACACCACCGACGAGTTCTTCACCTACTATACGATCGACAAGGCGCTGGGTTCGTTCGCCGCCGAGCTGATTCCCGCCACGGTCGAGTGCGACGGCGTGACCTTCGCCATGGGCGAAGCCAACACCGACGACGCCGTGCTCTGCAACGGCCAGACCGTCGCGCTGCCCGCCGACCGGACCTATACGAAGCTCTATGTGCTGGCGTCGGCCGTCGAAGAGCCGCGCACGGCCGAGTTCCGCGTGGGCGATCGCACCTACGAGGCCGAAGTGCCGCTATGGAAAGGTTTCTACGGCCAGTGGGGCTGGTACGGCAACAGCGAGGGCTTCATGCAGCGCGCCAAGATCGGGTATCTGGGTACGCACCGTCACCAGACCGACCTGGGCAACGTTCCCTACGGTTTCTCCTACATGTATCTGCTGACGTTCGACATTCCCGAAGGCGCGACTACGGTGACGCTGCCCAAGGACAAGAAGGTGCTGGTCTATGCGATGACGGCGTCGAACAACCCGATCGACGACGTGAAGCTGGCGAGCCGTACCTTCGTGCGTCCCGACGAACGATAGCGCGACAGTCTCCACCGACTCTTCTTCCAACATTTTTTTCGTGAAAAGGCCGTTCCCGTCTGCGGGGCGGCCTTTTTCGCGGCGGCGGGAGACCCTTCGCATCCGAAATCGCGGTCCGGTGAAAATAATCGCGCGCGATTGTTGTGAAATCCGCGAATTAATTCCTAACTTTGCAACCCCGCTGCGTGCGGGTAACGTACGAGTATTAACCATTTAACGAGCGATTGTATCGCAAACACTGTTTCCGTTATGGAAGAGAACAAAACTGTAGTCACGAACGAGAACTTCGACTGGAACGCGTTCGAGAACGATCTGGGCGTCTATTCCCAGCCTAAGGAGGAGATCGCCGCCGCTTACGACAAGACGCTGTCGAACGTCGCCGTCGGCGAGGTGGTCGAGGGCACGGTCATGAGTATCGGCAAGCGCGAGGTTGTCGTCAACATCGGCTACAAGAGCGAGGGCGTCATTCCCGTTTCCGAATTCCGCTACAACCCCGAACTGGCCGTAGGCGAGAAGGTCGAGGTCTACGTGGAGTCGGCCGAGGACAAGAACGGCCAGCTGTCGCTTTCGCACAAGAAGGCGCGTCAGCTCAAATCGTGGGATCGCGTCAACGAGGCGCTGGCCAACGACGAGATCATCAAGGGTTACATCAAGTGCCGCACGAAGGGCGGTATGATCGTCGACGTGTTCGGCATCGAGGCGTTCCTGCCCGGTTCGCAGATCGACGTGAAGCCCATTCGCGACTACGACGTATATGTAGACAAGACCATGGAGTTCAAGGTGGTGAAGATCAACCAGGAGTTCCGCAACGTGGTCGTTTCGCACAAGGCGCTCATCGAGGCCGAGTTGGAGGCTCAGAAGCAGATCATCATGTCGAAGCTCGAAAAGGGCCAGATCCTCGAAGGTACGGTCAAGAACATCACCTCCTACGGCGTGTTCATCGACCTGGGCGGCGTGGACGGCCTGATTCACATCACCGACCTGTCGTGGGGTCGTGTGAACCATCCCGAGGAGATCGTGCAGCTCGATCAGAAGCTCAAGGTCGTGATCCTCGACTTCGACGAGGCCAAGAAGCGTATCGCGCTGGGTCTCAAACAGCTCACTCCGCACCCGTGGGAGGCGCTCGATCCCGACCTCAAAGTCGGCGACAAGGTCAAGGGCAAGGTGGTCGTCATGGCCGATTACGGTGCGTTCGTCGAGATCGCTCCGGGCGTAGAGGGCCTGATCCACGTGTCGGAGATGTCGTGGAGCCAGCACCTGCGTTCGGCGCAGGAGTTCATGAAGGTCGGCGACGAGGTCGAGGCCGTCATCCTGACGCTCGACCGCGCAGAGCGCAAGATGTCGCTGGGCATCAAGCAGCTTACGACCGATCCGTGGGCCGATATCGAGCAGAAGTACCCTGTCGGTACGCGCTGCGTGGCCAAGGTGCGCAACTTCACCAACTTCGGCGTCTTCGTCGAAATCGAGGAGGGCATCGACGGCCTGGTGCATATCTCCGACCTGTCGTGGACCAAGAAGGTCAAGCATCCGGGTGAGTTCACCCAGATCGGCGCCGACTTGGAGGTCGTGGTGCTCGAAATCGACAAGGAGAACCGTCGCTTGTCGCTGGGTCACAAGCAGCTCGAAGAGAATCCGTGGAACGAGTTCGAGGGACAGTTCTCGATCGATTCGATCCACGAGGGAACCGTTACCGAACTGGTCGACAAGGGCGCGATCGTTTCGCTGACCGATTCGATCGAAGGCTTCTGCCCGATGAAACATCTCGTCAAGGAGGACGGCACGACGGCCAAGGTCGGCGAGAAGCTGCCCTTCAAGGTGCTCGAATTCTCGAAGGCCACCAAGCGCATCACGCTGTCGCACAGCCGTACGTTCGAAGATGCGAAGCGTGCCGAGTATGCTGCCGAGAAGGCCGAGAAGAAGGCTGCCGCCGATGCAAACAAGTCGGTGGTGAAGAAGATCAACGCTTCGGTCGAGAAGACCACGCTGGGCGACATCGCCGGGCTGGCCGAGCTGAAAGCGCAGATGGCTGCCAAGGAGGAAGAGGAGAAATAGCCCTTTTCCTGCCGGATTTAGGAGAACGCTCCCGACGGATAAGTCGGGGGCGTTTCTGTTTTATCCGCAGGCGGGCGATGCCGACCTTTACGGCAGGCTGACGTATCCTGTTTCTCGGACTGCGGTCGGCGAGGGGCTTCCCGGCGGTTCGGCGCCGGCGTCAGGTAGTGCGCGAGCAGGGGCGCATTGCAGTCCGCCGCATGGGGCGGCGGCGAACTTCCGGCATCGCGGAGCGGTGTCGCCGGGCGGACGGGGTCGTGCGCAAAGGCAGAGATCGAATGTGCGGAATGCCGTTCGTCTGCAATGTCCGATCGGGTACGGGTAGGCGTTCGCGCGCAGGCACCGGCCGGTCGAGTGTCAAAATTCGTTATCGAAATGTCAAAATGTATATTTCACCCATGACGGAAAATGGCTAACTTGCGTTTCAAACGAAGCATGTAATTCCAAACTTTAAAACTATCGACCATGAAAAGATTTCTTCTGCTGTTTCTTGCGACGGTCGTCACGGCGTGGAGCGCTTCGGCGCAACTCTCCGTGTCGCAGCTTCGCACCGAGCATCTGACCGACCCCGTGGGGATCGGGGAGCGCCGTCCGCTGTTGAGCTGGGAGGTGAGCGATGCGTCGCGCCGCGGCGTGACGCAGAGCGCCTACGAGATCCGCGTCAAGTCCGGCGGGCGTACCGTCTGGCGGACGGGCAAAGTGGCTTCGGCGGAGTCGGCCGGCGTCTTTTACGACGGCACGCCGCTGACGTCGGATACCCGTTACACGTGGCAGGTGCGCGTGTGGGACGATCGCGGCAAGGCTTCGGCGTGGAGCCGTCCGGCCTTCTGGCGTACGGGGCTGTTCGACGTCGGGGAGTGGCAGGCACGCTGGATCGAGCCGGCCGTGAGCGACGACCTCGCTGCGATGTTCCGCCGCACGTTCCGTGTGACGAAACCCGTGGCCGAGGCGACCGTCTATGTGACCGCCCACGGCATTTACGAGGCGAGCGTCAACGGGCACCGTGTGAGCGACGACCTGCTGACGCCGGGCTGGACGGCCTACAAGAAGCGGCTGCAATATCAGGCTTACGACATCACGCCGCTGGTGGTCAGGGGCGACAATGCCATCGGCGTTACCGTGGCCAAGGGGTGGTGGTTGTCGAAACTGCCGTGGAGCCGCGAGTTCAACTACGGCGACAAGTACGGCCTGCTGGCGCAGATCGTTCTCCGCTACAAGGACGGTACGAAGGAGGTGATCGCTACCGACGACACGTGGCGCGCCTCGACGGGCGAAGTGAGCTACGGCAACCTCTACGACGGCGAGACGATCGATCTGAACCGGCGTCAGAAGGGGTGGGACACCCCGTCGTTCGACGATGCGTCGTGGGCTTCGGTGCAGGTGGCCGACACCTCGCTCGACAACCTGACGGCCAGCGTCAGCCCGGCCGTGCGGGTAATCGAAACCTTCAAACCCGTCAAGATCTTCACGACCCCGTCGGGAGCCCGCGTGATCGACTTCGGCCAGAACATATCGGGGCGCGAGCGCGTGCGTCTGCGCGGCCAGCGCGGCGACACGGTGCGCATCTACCACTCCGAGATTCTTGAAAAGGGCGAATTCTTCACCCGCAACCTGCGTAAGGCCAAGGCGTTGAGTACCTATATCCTTTCGGGGGAGGGCGAGGAGTGGCTCGCGCCCCGGTTCGCCTTCTACGGCTTCCGCTACATCAAGGTCGAGGGAATCGACGGCGAGCTGAACCCCGAGGATTTCGTCGCCGAGGCGATCAGCTCGGCGACGCCCGAGAACGGTACGTTCGTTTCGTCCGACTCGCTCATCAACCGGTTGCAGTCGAATATCAAGTGGGGGATGCTCGACAACTTCGTCGATATTCCGACCGACTGCCCGCAGCGCGACGAGCGTCTGGGCTGGACGGGCGACGCGCAGGTCTTCTTCCGCACGGCGACGTTCAACCGCGACGTGCAGACCTTCTTCAACAAGTGGATGGCCGACGTGGCCGCCGAGCAGTATGCCGACGGCGCGGTCAACGGCGTCTACCCCGTGACGCACCGCAGCCGTATTTCGGCCGGTTGGGGCGACGTGGCCACGATCATTCCGTGGCAGCACTACATGGCTTACGGCGACCTGCGGATGCTCGAACGCCAGTACCCCAGCATGAAGAAATGGGTGGACTACATCACCTCGCAGACCGAGAACGACTTGTGGAGCAAGGGGAACAGCTACGGCGACTGGGTATTTTTCAGTTATGCCGATGACAAGGACGGCCGGTCGGCGGTGACGATCCGACCCT
Coding sequences within it:
- a CDS encoding alpha-mannosidase codes for the protein MKLFRLFVVACILTFCAGRAAAQEQETPAPKTYKIYAVCDAHLDTQWNWDLTHTIREYIPRILFQNLWMLERYPDYKFNFEGGIIYRWMKEYYPLHYARLQKYIDEGRWHISGASWNANDPNMPSAESFIRNILQGQELYKREFGVRSTDIFLPDCFGFGYTLPSLAAHCGLIGFSTQKLSWRKHDFFPDAPYHKKNPFSWGVWYGIDGQSLMAAFDTGGYTAELPADAGYNKDFIRRASNGFDNTAMRYYSGGHLHGTTNCGDKGNSGTVTTARRMAEAMADPDAPVQLISATSDQLFLDYMDRRDELPTYDGELLMDVHAGGCYTSQGAMKYYNRRNEELLGAAERAAVAADWLGAKPYDRAKLNEVWQRVLWHQFHDDLTGTSIADAYRYSWNDELISLQQATEVMTAAVGALSHSLDTRVKGTPVVVYNPVTYDLRDLVEAEVPLDARAKGVAVYAPSGRRVAAQILSREGDRARILFAADVKAAGYAVYDVRPASGVAKSSALKASERTLENRIYRVELDANGDIRSIRDKRAGRELVAEGKAFRMAVFEGNPSNRYPAWEIMKETMDKPGRPIDGDVRISIAEQGPVRATLKVERSYGPSKFVQYVSLTDGGDDDRIDVRNTVDWSSRNVLLKAEFPCAVANAKAAYDLGLGFIERGNNTETAYEVPAQKWVDLTDADGSYGVTILNDCKYGWDKPADNTLRLTLLHTPSTEKRYAHQRTLDHGVHHYTYSIVGHTGARTEDALVAGEALNMPLVAFVAPKHAGHLGRTFSMLAASTPQIGVRALKAAEDGDGYIVRCYETTGNPVEGARITFPAAIVSAEECNGIEERIGDAAFEGRSLVVSAGKFAPKTYRVRLAEPAVRSTLAIDNAPVKLDYDITAYTTDEFFTYYTIDKALGSFAAELIPATVECDGVTFAMGEANTDDAVLCNGQTVALPADRTYTKLYVLASAVEEPRTAEFRVGDRTYEAEVPLWKGFYGQWGWYGNSEGFMQRAKIGYLGTHRHQTDLGNVPYGFSYMYLLTFDIPEGATTVTLPKDKKVLVYAMTASNNPIDDVKLASRTFVRPDER
- the rpsA gene encoding 30S ribosomal protein S1 translates to MEENKTVVTNENFDWNAFENDLGVYSQPKEEIAAAYDKTLSNVAVGEVVEGTVMSIGKREVVVNIGYKSEGVIPVSEFRYNPELAVGEKVEVYVESAEDKNGQLSLSHKKARQLKSWDRVNEALANDEIIKGYIKCRTKGGMIVDVFGIEAFLPGSQIDVKPIRDYDVYVDKTMEFKVVKINQEFRNVVVSHKALIEAELEAQKQIIMSKLEKGQILEGTVKNITSYGVFIDLGGVDGLIHITDLSWGRVNHPEEIVQLDQKLKVVILDFDEAKKRIALGLKQLTPHPWEALDPDLKVGDKVKGKVVVMADYGAFVEIAPGVEGLIHVSEMSWSQHLRSAQEFMKVGDEVEAVILTLDRAERKMSLGIKQLTTDPWADIEQKYPVGTRCVAKVRNFTNFGVFVEIEEGIDGLVHISDLSWTKKVKHPGEFTQIGADLEVVVLEIDKENRRLSLGHKQLEENPWNEFEGQFSIDSIHEGTVTELVDKGAIVSLTDSIEGFCPMKHLVKEDGTTAKVGEKLPFKVLEFSKATKRITLSHSRTFEDAKRAEYAAEKAEKKAAADANKSVVKKINASVEKTTLGDIAGLAELKAQMAAKEEEEK
- a CDS encoding alpha-L-rhamnosidase, giving the protein MKRFLLLFLATVVTAWSASAQLSVSQLRTEHLTDPVGIGERRPLLSWEVSDASRRGVTQSAYEIRVKSGGRTVWRTGKVASAESAGVFYDGTPLTSDTRYTWQVRVWDDRGKASAWSRPAFWRTGLFDVGEWQARWIEPAVSDDLAAMFRRTFRVTKPVAEATVYVTAHGIYEASVNGHRVSDDLLTPGWTAYKKRLQYQAYDITPLVVRGDNAIGVTVAKGWWLSKLPWSREFNYGDKYGLLAQIVLRYKDGTKEVIATDDTWRASTGEVSYGNLYDGETIDLNRRQKGWDTPSFDDASWASVQVADTSLDNLTASVSPAVRVIETFKPVKIFTTPSGARVIDFGQNISGRERVRLRGQRGDTVRIYHSEILEKGEFFTRNLRKAKALSTYILSGEGEEWLAPRFAFYGFRYIKVEGIDGELNPEDFVAEAISSATPENGTFVSSDSLINRLQSNIKWGMLDNFVDIPTDCPQRDERLGWTGDAQVFFRTATFNRDVQTFFNKWMADVAAEQYADGAVNGVYPVTHRSRISAGWGDVATIIPWQHYMAYGDLRMLERQYPSMKKWVDYITSQTENDLWSKGNSYGDWVFFSYADDKDGRSAVTIRPFIQQCFYAHSLDLVVRTARLLGRTEDAAKYEALHKRAVDAFRNEYVTPNGMLVSDTQTAYTLALMFDLLPEAQRAGAAKRLVDNVNRYGHITTGFLGTPYICEVLTRFGYEDVAYELLLNKKIPSWLYPISMGATTIWERWNSMLPNGMVNSNSMVSFNHYAYGAIGDWLYRWAAGLQEAAPGFREIRIKPYLNDHFTSMKAEQRTPYGLASSGWTKEGDALTLTVEIPANTTAEVYVPSAAADKVTESGRALDGRSDLKVAGWDDGYTLVRLGSGRYEFRSTLK